One genomic window of Cellulophaga sp. Hel_I_12 includes the following:
- a CDS encoding histidine kinase: MYKVVIVLSIFFLGCFTSFSQNSPANYSFEIKGSVTGKENRAPISGVRVTTSSGGYTVTNGLGEFKIKAFIGDQLRFESTEFQTVYHRIQGDDDVDVLVQDYVQEVKSNTDIEAQSTIRSISFTDSASYYKKINIDKSIDFVTKAISEIGPRGDKKALAKAYTTLGEIYQYYKQYDLAIDALTAALAAEKSTKTELLLATNYLLQQEFLNAENSYTKVLKKKGISNVEKIQAYEGLGDAFQGLKRNKSAIENYTKGLDLAKTSGISSKITDLNSKIGDALVADDNIEKAQVYYGNSLQLSKQQTPQRAVQEKEKVADFYNQQNQFDKEVVLRKKSLEDLKALQQPTARVVKNGPVGINSDSISSQRIKYKIGNAYLLQQKYDEAIPFLEESIKEANDDDDLIVQKDATRKLSEVFEYKGDFSKAYETYQKYVALVDTLYIRKEQEISRAARFNREITTKQNRISGLEKERELYQSKFDLALTSEQLVERQKWFIYSLVFGIVLLGLTTYFFYRSNRQQKLANNLLALKSLRSQMNPHFIFNALNSVNNYIAKSDERSANRYLSEFSTLMRAVLENSEEDFIPLSKEIELIELYTKLEHSRFADKFEYTISVEEHIDVEAYDIPPMLLQPYIENAIWHGLRYKDEKGFLKIDLKAKAKDVIEISIIDNGVGRKKSAALKTTHQKMQKSKGMGNIKKRIDILNDMYKDTVDVFITDLYEDGTGTKVIFILKKR, translated from the coding sequence ATGTATAAAGTAGTAATTGTACTAAGTATTTTCTTTTTAGGCTGTTTTACGAGTTTTTCGCAAAACAGTCCGGCAAACTATAGCTTTGAAATTAAGGGGTCTGTTACAGGAAAAGAAAATAGAGCACCAATTTCTGGGGTTCGAGTAACCACGAGTAGTGGCGGCTATACCGTAACGAATGGTTTAGGCGAGTTTAAAATTAAAGCATTTATAGGGGATCAACTGCGTTTTGAGAGTACCGAGTTTCAAACCGTTTATCACCGAATACAAGGCGATGATGATGTCGATGTATTGGTGCAAGATTACGTACAAGAGGTTAAAAGTAATACTGACATAGAGGCTCAAAGTACTATTCGATCTATATCTTTTACAGATTCTGCTAGCTATTATAAAAAAATAAATATTGATAAAAGTATCGACTTTGTCACTAAGGCAATTAGTGAAATTGGGCCAAGAGGAGACAAAAAAGCACTAGCCAAAGCCTATACCACCTTGGGAGAAATATATCAATATTACAAACAATACGATTTGGCTATTGACGCCCTTACAGCTGCATTAGCGGCTGAAAAATCAACAAAAACTGAACTCTTGTTGGCCACTAATTATTTGTTACAACAAGAGTTTTTAAACGCAGAAAATAGCTATACCAAGGTTTTAAAGAAAAAAGGAATTTCAAATGTTGAAAAAATTCAAGCATACGAAGGTCTAGGGGATGCTTTTCAGGGTTTAAAAAGAAATAAAAGTGCTATTGAGAATTACACTAAAGGCTTGGATCTCGCTAAAACGAGTGGCATTTCATCTAAAATTACAGATTTAAATTCAAAAATAGGCGATGCACTTGTGGCTGATGATAATATAGAAAAAGCTCAAGTCTACTATGGGAACTCCTTGCAACTTTCTAAGCAACAAACACCTCAAAGAGCAGTCCAAGAAAAGGAAAAGGTAGCTGATTTTTACAACCAACAAAATCAGTTTGACAAAGAGGTGGTGCTGCGAAAAAAAAGTTTAGAAGATTTAAAAGCGCTACAGCAACCAACGGCGAGAGTAGTGAAAAATGGTCCTGTTGGGATCAATTCAGATTCTATTTCTTCACAACGCATCAAATACAAAATTGGGAACGCCTATTTGCTGCAACAAAAGTATGATGAAGCGATTCCATTTTTAGAAGAAAGTATTAAAGAAGCAAATGATGATGATGATTTAATTGTTCAAAAAGATGCCACGCGTAAATTATCAGAAGTCTTTGAGTACAAGGGCGATTTTTCAAAGGCATACGAAACCTACCAAAAATATGTAGCGCTAGTTGATACGCTATATATTAGAAAGGAACAAGAAATTTCGAGAGCTGCTCGTTTCAATCGAGAAATTACAACAAAACAAAACCGAATTTCAGGCTTAGAAAAGGAGCGAGAACTGTACCAAAGTAAGTTCGATTTAGCCTTGACGAGTGAGCAACTCGTAGAACGTCAAAAGTGGTTTATCTATTCTTTAGTCTTCGGTATAGTACTTTTGGGTTTAACGACTTACTTTTTTTATCGAAGTAACAGGCAACAAAAGCTAGCCAATAACTTATTGGCTTTAAAATCGCTCCGTTCACAAATGAATCCACATTTTATTTTTAATGCTCTAAATTCTGTAAATAATTACATTGCTAAAAGTGATGAACGAAGTGCAAACAGGTATTTAAGTGAATTTTCTACGCTCATGCGCGCCGTTTTAGAAAATTCAGAAGAAGATTTTATTCCCTTAAGTAAAGAAATAGAATTGATAGAACTCTACACGAAACTAGAACATTCTCGATTTGCAGATAAGTTTGAGTATACCATAAGCGTAGAAGAACATATAGATGTTGAGGCTTATGACATTCCGCCCATGCTACTTCAACCTTATATTGAAAATGCCATTTGGCATGGTTTGAGGTATAAAGACGAAAAAGGCTTTTTGAAAATAGACTTAAAAGCAAAAGCAAAAGATGTCATTGAAATTAGCATCATTGATAATGGTGTCGGCAGAAAAAAATCTGCAGCCCTAAAAACTACCCATCAAAAAATGCAAAAGTCAAAGGGGATGGGTAATATCAAAAAAAGAATCGATATTTTAAACGACATGTATAAAGACACTGTAGATGTTTTTATAACCGACTTATATGAGGACGGGACAGGAACAAAGGTGATTTTTATTTTAAAAAAAAGATAG
- a CDS encoding LytTR family DNA-binding domain-containing protein produces MLNAILVEDEANSREILRNYILKYCPEVTLVGEASTIKEGLALIKENDLDLVFLDVEMPFGNAFDLLDQVADRTFETVFVTAYNHYALDALNNHAAYYLMKPISIDELIKAVAYVKEIRQKENALDDKILKTNLKSVEGKITLPQQDGFQVLNVADIIYCKADDNYTEIYLENKKIVVSKTLKYFEEALSEFPFARIHKSYLVNVNEVIKYVKGKGGSVIVSNGKELLVSSSKKKDLLAYFE; encoded by the coding sequence ATGTTAAACGCAATCCTTGTAGAAGACGAAGCAAATAGCAGAGAAATTCTACGTAATTATATCTTAAAATACTGCCCAGAAGTTACTTTAGTCGGGGAGGCTTCCACCATAAAAGAGGGTTTAGCTTTGATAAAAGAAAACGATTTAGATTTGGTTTTTTTAGATGTTGAAATGCCCTTCGGCAATGCTTTTGATTTATTAGATCAAGTTGCAGACCGTACGTTTGAAACGGTTTTTGTGACGGCCTATAATCATTATGCGCTTGATGCACTGAACAACCACGCAGCCTATTATTTGATGAAACCTATCAGTATCGATGAATTAATAAAGGCGGTAGCTTATGTGAAAGAAATTAGGCAGAAAGAAAATGCGCTGGATGATAAAATTTTAAAGACGAACCTAAAAAGTGTAGAAGGAAAAATAACCTTGCCTCAGCAAGATGGTTTTCAAGTATTAAACGTTGCCGATATCATCTATTGCAAGGCCGATGACAATTACACAGAAATTTATCTAGAAAACAAAAAAATTGTGGTGAGTAAAACACTCAAATATTTTGAAGAAGCTTTATCAGAATTTCCGTTTGCTAGAATCCACAAATCGTATTTAGTGAACGTAAACGAAGTGATTAAATATGTAAAAGGTAAGGGAGGAAGTGTTATCGTATCAAATGGAAAAGAACTATTAGTATCATCCTCAAAGAAAAAAGATTTATTGGCTTATTTTGAGTAA
- a CDS encoding gamma carbonic anhydrase family protein encodes MIIKTINGKTPEIGEDCFIAENAVIVGEVSMGKQCSIWYNAVLRGDVHFIKMGDKVNVQDGAVIHATYKKSPTTIGNNVSIGHNAIVHGCTIKNNVLIGMGSIIMDDCVIESNSIIAAGAVVTKGTHVASGSIYAGMPAKKIKDISPELSKGEIDRIAESYVMYSGWFK; translated from the coding sequence ATGATTATAAAAACTATCAACGGAAAAACGCCTGAAATTGGGGAAGATTGCTTTATAGCTGAAAATGCTGTTATCGTGGGCGAAGTGAGTATGGGAAAACAATGTAGTATTTGGTATAATGCTGTGCTTCGCGGTGATGTTCATTTTATAAAAATGGGTGATAAAGTGAATGTGCAAGATGGCGCAGTTATCCATGCTACGTATAAAAAATCACCAACGACTATTGGGAATAACGTATCTATTGGTCATAACGCTATAGTTCACGGCTGTACCATAAAAAACAATGTTTTAATTGGGATGGGAAGTATTATTATGGATGACTGTGTGATAGAGAGCAATAGCATTATTGCTGCAGGGGCCGTAGTTACCAAGGGAACCCATGTAGCATCAGGAAGTATTTATGCAGGAATGCCAGCCAAGAAAATAAAAGATATAAGCCCAGAGCTTAGTAAAGGTGAAATAGATAGAATAGCAGAAAGCTATGTAATGTATTCGGGATGGTTTAAATAA